The Streptomyces aurantiacus genome includes a region encoding these proteins:
- a CDS encoding GNAT family N-acetyltransferase, whose translation MDISIHRPESLSGSLREAWHRAADESPGYANPFLSPEFAAGIGRYRGGARVAVLSEGTEAVGFFPYERTSLGVGRAIGLGLSDCQALVHRPGVTWDAQELLRACGLSVFEFDHLVEEQEPFGRYVTGTFASPVVDLKAGEGGYAHWLRGAYPGLAKTTLKKERRLGRDLGELRFVFDERDPAMLRTLMQWKSAQYRRTSRMDRFARPWIVNVVEHLFRVREEHFTGVLSVVYAGDRPVAAHFGPRSRTVFAAWFTAYDPELSYYSPGLIMHLRMAEAAGREGVRVMDLGRGEKEYKDWLKTRELRVGEGFASRSHPVATAHRLWRRPVRGLRNTVLAHPQLREPADRLLKTVGALRTSGGTGSGRERSGRADSGRAGSYRAGPRAR comes from the coding sequence GTGGACATCAGCATTCACAGACCGGAGTCACTGAGCGGTTCACTGCGCGAGGCGTGGCACCGGGCGGCGGACGAGTCACCCGGCTACGCCAACCCCTTCCTGTCGCCGGAGTTCGCGGCCGGCATCGGCAGATATCGCGGCGGCGCGCGAGTGGCGGTCCTGAGCGAAGGCACTGAGGCCGTGGGCTTCTTCCCGTACGAGCGCACGTCCCTCGGTGTCGGACGGGCCATCGGACTCGGCCTGTCCGACTGCCAGGCCCTCGTGCACCGGCCCGGGGTCACCTGGGACGCCCAGGAACTACTGCGGGCCTGCGGGTTGTCCGTCTTCGAGTTCGACCACCTCGTCGAGGAGCAGGAGCCGTTCGGCCGTTATGTCACGGGGACCTTCGCGTCACCGGTCGTCGACCTGAAGGCCGGTGAGGGCGGCTACGCGCACTGGCTGCGGGGCGCGTACCCGGGGCTGGCCAAGACGACGCTGAAGAAGGAACGCCGACTGGGGCGTGATCTGGGGGAGTTGAGGTTTGTGTTCGACGAGCGCGACCCCGCCATGCTGCGCACGCTCATGCAGTGGAAGTCCGCCCAGTACCGCAGGACGTCACGCATGGACCGGTTCGCGCGGCCGTGGATCGTGAACGTCGTGGAGCACCTGTTCCGCGTCCGAGAGGAGCACTTCACCGGTGTCCTGTCGGTGGTGTACGCGGGCGACCGGCCGGTGGCCGCACACTTCGGGCCGAGATCGCGGACGGTGTTCGCGGCCTGGTTCACCGCGTACGACCCCGAACTGAGCTACTACTCACCCGGGTTGATCATGCACCTCCGGATGGCGGAGGCGGCGGGCCGCGAGGGTGTGCGGGTCATGGACCTCGGCCGTGGCGAGAAGGAGTACAAGGACTGGCTCAAGACCCGCGAACTGCGGGTGGGGGAGGGGTTCGCGAGCCGTTCCCACCCGGTCGCGACGGCGCACCGGCTGTGGCGCAGACCGGTGCGCGGCCTGCGGAACACGGTCCTGGCACATCCCCAGCTGAGGGAGCCCGCCGACCGGCTGCTGAAGACGGTCGGCGCACTGCGCACCTCCGGCGGGACGGGCTCCGGGCGAGAGCGTTCAGGCCGGGCGGACTCCGGCCGGGCGGGTTCCTACCGGGCAGGGCCCCGCGCGCGCTGA
- a CDS encoding BlaI/MecI/CopY family transcriptional regulator: MSEVESAATELKTQYAAQVAADLERNTKEQERIGAEVAALEEQLSALQHDRTLLAELRRALGGENDLPQAARSAGKGSTPKPSVPRQATATAGRRKKATATKAAAKPAAAKPATKPAVKAAAPKPTPKAATKADAAEPAVKPAAAKPTLVELIRDHLAQQSEPRSSAEVTTALTQAHPDREIKPKVVRTTVEGLVAKGQVQRTKQGSSVFYTPSGTAPADTSAEQVAETA, from the coding sequence ATGTCCGAAGTCGAATCGGCCGCCACAGAGCTCAAGACCCAGTACGCCGCTCAAGTGGCCGCGGACCTTGAGCGCAACACCAAGGAGCAGGAACGAATCGGCGCCGAAGTGGCCGCGCTCGAGGAGCAGTTGAGCGCGCTTCAGCACGACCGGACCCTGCTGGCGGAACTGCGGCGGGCGCTGGGCGGCGAGAACGACCTTCCGCAGGCCGCCCGGAGCGCCGGAAAGGGCTCCACGCCCAAGCCTTCGGTGCCGCGGCAGGCCACGGCCACGGCGGGCAGGCGGAAGAAGGCCACCGCCACGAAGGCTGCTGCCAAGCCCGCCGCCGCCAAGCCCGCGACGAAGCCGGCCGTGAAGGCTGCCGCACCCAAGCCCACACCCAAGGCCGCCACCAAGGCTGACGCGGCGGAGCCCGCCGTGAAGCCGGCCGCCGCCAAGCCCACGCTCGTCGAGCTCATCCGCGACCATCTCGCCCAGCAGTCCGAGCCCCGCTCGTCCGCGGAGGTCACCACGGCACTGACCCAGGCCCACCCCGACCGCGAGATCAAGCCCAAGGTCGTACGCACCACGGTGGAAGGGCTCGTCGCCAAGGGCCAGGTGCAGCGCACCAAGCAGGGGTCCTCCGTGTTCTACACGCCGTCCGGGACCGCTCCGGCCGACACCTCAGCCGAGCAGGTCGCGGAAACGGCCTGA
- a CDS encoding glycoside hydrolase domain-containing protein: protein MSSGDTSRDATGCDCITEITTQRGQLLKSNGYDIVGRYLDEHLSPSEDGYLGKALKPGEPQRILGAGLRFFPIFQYNGTQLANFTRDKGYDQGKKAHQKAAEHGIGANTCIYFGVDHDATDEEVDTHVVPYFQGVKAGLAELGGRYTFGVYGSRNVCIRVSKDAGARWSFVSGMSWGFSGNLGFPLPENWSFNQIHEYEFQSGWGLDHNIWRQNSDPGVSAVGQGE from the coding sequence GTGTCGTCGGGAGACACCTCTCGGGACGCCACGGGCTGCGACTGCATCACCGAGATCACCACGCAGCGCGGGCAACTGCTCAAGTCCAACGGGTACGACATCGTCGGGCGCTACCTCGACGAGCATCTCAGCCCCAGCGAGGACGGGTACCTCGGCAAGGCCCTCAAGCCGGGTGAGCCGCAGAGGATTCTGGGCGCGGGGCTGAGGTTCTTCCCCATCTTCCAGTACAACGGCACCCAACTCGCCAACTTCACCCGCGACAAGGGCTACGACCAGGGGAAGAAGGCCCACCAGAAGGCCGCGGAACACGGCATCGGCGCCAACACGTGCATCTACTTCGGAGTCGACCACGACGCGACGGACGAAGAGGTCGACACCCATGTCGTGCCGTACTTCCAGGGCGTCAAAGCCGGACTGGCCGAGCTCGGAGGCCGGTACACCTTCGGTGTCTACGGCTCCCGCAACGTCTGCATCCGTGTGTCGAAGGACGCCGGGGCACGCTGGTCGTTCGTCTCCGGAATGTCCTGGGGTTTCTCCGGCAACCTCGGATTCCCCCTGCCGGAGAACTGGTCGTTCAACCAGATCCACGAGTACGAGTTCCAGTCCGGCTGGGGACTGGATCACAACATCTGGCGTCAGAACAGTGACCCCGGTGTGTCCGCTGTCGGCCAAGGCGAGTGA
- a CDS encoding peptidoglycan recognition protein family protein has protein sequence MFDVGRRLGLPVKRGNHAGHDQQTQYLGQVRSRTKEGIRLSGTGAEHDNEWTAQMGVFLHHLGSGDTSDLETEEDCRRAITSVYYGHVTGEFDDIAYNFLVCPHGHVYEGRGYERGEGNHEGYIEGVGRNAGFYSIVGMIRSSNVASEAMLRAMRNLIQHLRTEAPRKAGNRILPHSFGYDTDCPGNLHMYARPGSTIDPSVPWRGPADIYVYRTQKFVNETYDTAPGYVICQETGYISWSTVLSLTQGLQHELGLSPTVQNLTWSRTRTSSGSTTAPCGARVTGPRRSSSGGAATPRTPWNSSTPTWAWTTRTSTSAMPCGRTSCAPSCAWTSSGRCPVVTGASAPSRSG, from the coding sequence ATGTTCGATGTCGGTCGCCGTCTAGGGCTGCCGGTGAAACGAGGGAATCATGCCGGTCACGATCAACAAACGCAGTACCTGGGCCAAGTACGTAGCCGAACCAAGGAAGGGATACGCCTCAGCGGAACCGGAGCCGAACACGACAACGAGTGGACTGCGCAGATGGGGGTGTTCCTTCACCACCTGGGATCCGGGGACACCAGCGACCTTGAGACCGAGGAGGACTGCCGCCGGGCGATCACCTCTGTCTACTACGGTCATGTCACGGGCGAATTCGACGACATCGCCTACAACTTCCTGGTGTGCCCGCACGGCCACGTCTACGAGGGTCGTGGCTACGAACGCGGCGAAGGCAACCACGAGGGCTACATAGAGGGTGTGGGCCGCAACGCCGGGTTCTACTCGATCGTCGGCATGATCCGCTCCAGCAACGTGGCCAGCGAGGCCATGCTGCGCGCCATGAGGAACCTCATCCAGCACCTGCGTACAGAGGCCCCCCGGAAGGCCGGCAACAGGATCCTTCCGCACTCCTTCGGGTACGACACAGACTGCCCCGGAAACCTGCACATGTACGCGCGTCCGGGATCGACGATCGATCCGTCGGTGCCGTGGCGAGGGCCGGCCGACATCTACGTGTACCGGACGCAGAAGTTCGTCAACGAAACGTACGACACGGCGCCCGGATACGTGATCTGCCAGGAGACGGGCTACATCAGCTGGTCAACCGTACTGTCCCTCACCCAAGGTCTTCAGCACGAACTCGGTCTCTCGCCCACAGTCCAGAACTTGACCTGGAGCCGAACCAGAACCTCCTCAGGATCTACAACGGCGCCCTGTGGTGCAAGGGTTACTGGGCCTCGCCGTTCCTCGTCGGGTGGGGCGGCGACTCCCAGGACTCCCTGGAACAGCTCTACGCCGACATGGGCCTGGACTACGCGAACGTCGACCAGCGCTATGCCATGTGGCCGCACGTCGTGCGCGCCCTCATGCGCATGGACCAGTTCCGGGAGGTGCCCGGTGGTGACGGGGGCATCCGCACCATCCAGAAGCGGCTGA
- a CDS encoding cellulase family glycosylhydrolase, whose protein sequence is MRRARSTTRKNLVSALLAGLATLLGLVLLGALVPAAAHAQSPGALATGLHIDDGRLVEGNGNDFVMRGVNHAHTWYPGETQSLADIKALGANTVRVVLSDGHRWTRNSPEDVAAVIAQCKANRLICVLEVHDTTGYGEEAAAGTLDHAADYWISLKSVLAGQENYVIVNIGNEPWGNTDPAGWTDPTIAAVKKLRGAGFEHTIMVDAPNWGQDWQGVMRANAQSVYDADTTGNLIFSIHMYSVYDTAQEITDYLNAFVDAGLPLLIGEFGGPPDQWGDPDEDTMMAAAQQLRLGYLAWSWSGNTDPILDLAIGFDPDRLSSWGQRIFNGVDGIAQTSREATVYGGGNPGDTQAPTTPGTPRASAVGATSVTLGWTAATDNVGVTGYDIVRVSGGSETTVAASAVTTATVTGLTADTAYTFAVYARDAAGNRSTRSATVNVTTDEDGGTPGAGCSVGYRVVNEWPGGFQGEITIRNTGTAAVSGWKLAFTFANGQTVSNMWGGTPTQSGGTVSVAPASYTSTIPANGSVTVGFTANKGAANTAPTTFTLNGTTCAIA, encoded by the coding sequence GTGAGAAGAGCAAGAAGCACGACACGAAAGAACCTCGTCAGCGCCCTGCTGGCCGGGCTGGCCACCCTCCTGGGGCTCGTCCTCCTCGGCGCTCTCGTCCCGGCCGCCGCACACGCCCAGTCGCCCGGCGCCCTCGCGACCGGCCTCCATATCGACGACGGCCGCCTCGTCGAGGGCAACGGCAACGACTTCGTCATGCGCGGGGTCAACCACGCCCACACCTGGTATCCGGGCGAGACACAGTCACTGGCCGACATCAAGGCACTCGGCGCCAACACGGTCCGCGTCGTCCTCTCCGACGGCCACCGCTGGACCAGGAACAGCCCCGAGGACGTCGCCGCCGTCATCGCACAGTGCAAGGCCAACCGGCTGATCTGTGTGCTGGAGGTGCACGACACCACCGGCTACGGCGAGGAGGCCGCGGCCGGCACACTCGACCACGCGGCCGACTACTGGATCAGCCTCAAGAGCGTGCTCGCCGGCCAGGAGAACTACGTCATCGTCAACATCGGCAACGAGCCCTGGGGCAACACCGACCCCGCCGGCTGGACCGATCCCACGATCGCCGCCGTCAAGAAGCTGCGCGGCGCCGGGTTCGAACACACCATCATGGTGGACGCACCCAACTGGGGCCAGGACTGGCAGGGCGTCATGCGCGCCAACGCCCAGTCCGTGTACGACGCCGACACCACCGGCAACCTGATCTTCTCGATCCACATGTACAGCGTCTACGACACCGCACAGGAGATCACCGACTACCTGAACGCCTTCGTCGACGCCGGACTGCCCCTCCTCATAGGCGAGTTCGGCGGGCCCCCCGACCAGTGGGGCGACCCGGACGAGGACACCATGATGGCCGCGGCGCAGCAGCTCCGGCTCGGATACCTCGCCTGGTCCTGGAGCGGCAACACCGATCCGATCCTCGACCTCGCGATCGGCTTCGACCCCGACCGGCTCAGCTCCTGGGGCCAACGCATCTTCAACGGCGTCGACGGCATCGCCCAGACCTCCCGGGAAGCCACGGTCTACGGTGGCGGCAACCCGGGCGACACCCAGGCCCCGACCACGCCCGGCACCCCCCGTGCCTCCGCCGTGGGCGCCACGTCCGTGACCCTCGGCTGGACCGCCGCGACCGACAACGTCGGTGTCACCGGTTACGACATCGTCCGGGTCAGCGGCGGCTCCGAGACCACGGTCGCCGCGTCGGCCGTCACCACGGCCACCGTGACCGGCCTCACCGCGGACACGGCGTACACCTTCGCCGTCTACGCCCGTGACGCGGCCGGAAACCGTTCGACCCGCTCGGCCACGGTGAACGTCACCACCGACGAGGACGGCGGCACCCCGGGCGCGGGCTGCTCCGTCGGATACCGCGTCGTCAACGAGTGGCCGGGCGGCTTCCAGGGCGAGATCACCATCCGCAACACCGGCACCGCCGCTGTCAGCGGCTGGAAACTCGCCTTCACCTTCGCCAACGGCCAGACCGTCTCCAACATGTGGGGCGGAACCCCCACGCAGAGCGGTGGCACGGTGAGTGTCGCCCCCGCTTCCTACACCTCCACCATTCCCGCGAACGGCTCGGTCACCGTCGGCTTCACCGCCAACAAGGGCGCTGCCAACACCGCTCCGACCACGTTCACGCTCAACGGCACCACCTGCGCCATCGCCTGA
- a CDS encoding nuclear transport factor 2 family protein → MNTGGTMKYMLLVCGDDTADASGTAPVEPWVADLTRRGMRLHGHRLRAPADAVTVRVRGGEVLRSDGPFAETKEYVAGFDVLECDSLEEAVEAAAKHPVAAVGAVEVRAFWEEEDAEGEIRRLDAELTAAGRERDFDRAMACYAPDVEVFHPVSGLEQHGVEALRKAEEVWFSVLRGPVEREVLDFRVRVDESIAFSHALVRMRATLISGEPLDTTARVTTGYRLAGDRWLIAHQHTSVPFDTGVPIGAPEDPGAPEV, encoded by the coding sequence ATGAACACAGGAGGAACCATGAAGTACATGCTGCTGGTCTGCGGGGACGACACCGCCGACGCCTCCGGCACGGCACCTGTCGAACCATGGGTGGCGGACCTGACGCGGCGTGGCATGCGACTGCACGGCCACCGGCTGCGGGCCCCGGCCGACGCGGTCACCGTACGTGTACGGGGTGGTGAAGTGCTGCGCAGCGACGGGCCGTTCGCTGAGACGAAGGAGTACGTCGCCGGTTTCGACGTTCTCGAGTGCGACAGCCTGGAAGAGGCCGTCGAGGCGGCCGCGAAGCATCCGGTGGCGGCCGTGGGAGCCGTGGAGGTGCGTGCGTTCTGGGAGGAGGAGGACGCCGAGGGGGAGATCCGCCGCCTCGACGCGGAGTTGACCGCGGCCGGGCGCGAGCGGGACTTCGACCGTGCGATGGCCTGCTACGCGCCGGACGTCGAGGTGTTCCATCCCGTCAGCGGCTTGGAGCAGCACGGCGTCGAGGCCCTTCGCAAGGCCGAGGAGGTGTGGTTCTCGGTGCTGCGGGGGCCGGTGGAGCGCGAGGTGCTCGACTTCCGTGTCCGGGTCGACGAGAGCATCGCGTTCAGTCACGCGCTCGTGCGGATGCGCGCGACGCTGATCAGCGGTGAGCCGCTGGACACCACGGCGAGGGTGACCACCGGCTACCGCCTGGCCGGCGACCGCTGGCTGATCGCCCACCAGCACACGTCCGTGCCCTTCGACACCGGCGTCCCGATCGGAGCGCCCGAGGACCCTGGAGCCCCGGAAGTCTGA
- a CDS encoding energy-coupling factor ABC transporter permease, whose protein sequence is MHIAEGFLPPAHAIAWGVASAPFVVHGARSLTREVKENPESTLLLGASGAFTFVLSALKLPSVTGSCSHPTGTGLGAILFRPPIMAVLGTITLLFQALLLAHGGLTTLGANVFSMAIVGPWAGYGIYRLLRRFDVPLMVAVFFGAFVADLSTYCVTSVQLALAFPDPSSGFLGALGKFGSIFAVTQIPLAVSEGLLTVLVMRLLVQSSKGELTRLGVLLTKKQSRTETEAAAR, encoded by the coding sequence ATGCACATTGCCGAGGGTTTCCTCCCACCGGCGCACGCGATCGCCTGGGGCGTCGCGTCCGCGCCCTTCGTCGTTCACGGAGCCCGGTCACTCACCCGTGAGGTCAAGGAGAACCCCGAGAGCACCCTGCTCCTCGGTGCCTCCGGAGCCTTCACGTTCGTCCTCTCCGCACTCAAACTGCCCTCGGTGACCGGGAGCTGCTCGCATCCCACCGGCACCGGGCTGGGTGCCATCCTCTTCCGGCCGCCGATCATGGCCGTGCTCGGCACCATCACCCTGCTCTTCCAGGCCCTGCTGCTCGCCCACGGCGGCCTGACGACACTCGGCGCGAACGTCTTCTCCATGGCGATCGTCGGGCCATGGGCCGGCTACGGCATCTACCGGCTGCTGCGGCGCTTCGACGTACCGCTGATGGTCGCGGTGTTCTTCGGCGCGTTCGTCGCCGACCTGTCCACCTACTGCGTGACCAGCGTGCAACTGGCGCTCGCGTTCCCCGACCCGAGCAGCGGCTTCCTGGGCGCACTCGGCAAGTTCGGCTCGATCTTCGCCGTCACCCAGATTCCGCTCGCGGTCAGCGAGGGCCTTCTCACCGTGCTCGTGATGCGGCTCCTGGTGCAGTCCAGCAAGGGCGAACTGACCCGGCTCGGCGTGCTCCTCACCAAGAAGCAGTCCAGGACCGAGACCGAGGCGGCGGCCCGATGA
- a CDS encoding energy-coupling factor ABC transporter substrate-binding protein, with the protein MSRNTKINALLLLVVVALAVLPLALGLGDHKKEPFAGADAEAETAITEIEPDYEPWFSPLYEPPSGEIESALFALQAALGAGVLAYYFGVRRGRRQGELRARAQQDGQDSTPVTAPDVTTPAEVTTSPGSTTAKAHESTPGSTGESSVGRI; encoded by the coding sequence ATGAGCAGGAACACGAAGATCAACGCGCTGCTGCTCCTCGTCGTGGTCGCACTCGCCGTCCTGCCGCTGGCCCTCGGCCTCGGCGATCACAAGAAGGAGCCGTTCGCGGGCGCCGACGCAGAGGCGGAAACCGCGATCACGGAGATCGAACCCGACTACGAGCCCTGGTTCTCCCCTCTGTACGAGCCGCCGTCGGGCGAGATCGAATCAGCACTGTTCGCCCTCCAGGCCGCCCTGGGTGCCGGTGTCCTCGCCTACTACTTCGGTGTCCGCCGAGGCCGCCGCCAGGGCGAACTGCGCGCCCGGGCACAGCAGGACGGCCAGGACTCCACGCCTGTCACCGCCCCGGACGTCACCACCCCCGCGGAGGTCACCACTTCACCGGGCAGCACCACCGCAAAGGCCCACGAGAGCACACCCGGCAGCACAGGTGAGTCCTCGGTCGGACGGATCTGA
- the cbiQ gene encoding cobalt ECF transporter T component CbiQ, whose amino-acid sequence MLPIDAAAHSSRWRRRHPVDKAVLGLGLTVLAISLPPWPGAALVLLTALAVLLGPAGVPARRLWRAYRVPLGFCVTGALPLLLQVGGPDGFLTPAGGGPVRAGELLLRTSAASLGVLLFAFTTPLSDLLPRLVKAGVPAPVVDVALVTYRMSFLLLDSVRRIRDAQAARLGHTTRAAQWRSLAGLGATAFVRAFDRATRLQAGLAGRGYDGTLRVLVPEARVSARFTLASVALLTAVAALTFVLERPLR is encoded by the coding sequence ATGCTGCCCATTGACGCGGCGGCGCACAGCAGCCGCTGGCGCCGCCGCCACCCGGTGGACAAGGCCGTCCTCGGACTGGGCCTGACCGTGCTCGCGATCTCCCTCCCGCCCTGGCCCGGCGCCGCGCTGGTCCTGCTGACGGCCCTCGCCGTGCTGCTGGGCCCGGCCGGCGTGCCCGCCCGCCGGCTGTGGCGCGCCTACCGGGTGCCACTGGGGTTCTGTGTGACCGGGGCCCTTCCCCTGCTCCTGCAGGTCGGCGGGCCCGACGGCTTCCTGACACCGGCCGGCGGCGGGCCCGTACGCGCCGGAGAACTGTTGCTGCGTACCTCCGCGGCCTCACTCGGCGTCCTGCTGTTCGCGTTCACGACCCCCCTGTCCGACCTGTTGCCGCGCCTGGTGAAGGCCGGGGTGCCCGCGCCGGTCGTCGACGTCGCCCTGGTGACGTACCGGATGAGCTTCCTGCTGCTCGACTCCGTACGGCGGATCCGGGACGCGCAGGCCGCACGGCTCGGGCACACCACACGGGCCGCCCAGTGGCGTTCGCTGGCGGGGCTCGGCGCCACCGCGTTCGTCCGGGCCTTCGACCGGGCGACACGGCTGCAGGCCGGGCTCGCCGGACGCGGTTACGACGGAACCCTGCGCGTCCTCGTTCCGGAGGCCCGCGTCTCCGCACGCTTCACGCTCGCCAGCGTCGCGCTGCTCACGGCCGTGGCCGCCCTCACCTTCGTACTGGAAAGGCCGCTGCGATGA
- a CDS encoding energy-coupling factor ABC transporter ATP-binding protein: MSEPVLVALRGASYAYEDGPPVLSDLDFEVREGRALALLGRNGSGKTTLMRLLSGGLRPDTGQLAVADQPVRYDRKGLTRLRTTVQLVVQDPDDQLFAASVAQDVSFGPLNLGLTAPEVRARVDEALAALDISALADRPTHLLSYGQRKRTAIAGAVAMRPRVLILDEPTAGLDPDGQERLLAALDGLRESGTTVVMATHDVDLALRWADDAALLTPAGVFTGPAAGTLARADLLEQAGLRLPWGVAVAQLLRTQGLLTDLSPGPRTAEELAAMTSRHSTPPVPADG, encoded by the coding sequence ATGAGCGAGCCCGTGCTGGTCGCCCTGCGGGGCGCGTCCTACGCCTACGAGGACGGCCCGCCCGTGCTCAGCGACCTCGACTTCGAGGTGCGCGAGGGACGCGCGCTCGCCCTCCTCGGCCGCAACGGCAGCGGCAAGACCACCCTGATGCGACTGCTGAGCGGCGGACTGCGGCCGGACACAGGCCAGTTGGCTGTCGCGGACCAGCCGGTCCGGTACGACCGCAAGGGCCTGACCAGGCTGCGCACGACCGTCCAACTCGTGGTCCAGGATCCCGACGACCAACTGTTCGCCGCGTCCGTCGCCCAGGACGTGTCGTTCGGGCCGCTGAACCTCGGTCTGACCGCCCCCGAGGTACGGGCCCGGGTGGACGAGGCGCTCGCCGCGCTGGACATCAGCGCCCTGGCCGACCGGCCCACCCATCTGCTCTCCTACGGCCAGCGCAAACGGACCGCGATCGCGGGCGCCGTGGCGATGCGGCCGCGCGTCCTGATCCTCGACGAACCGACCGCCGGGCTCGACCCGGACGGCCAGGAACGGTTGCTCGCGGCCCTGGACGGGCTGCGCGAGAGCGGTACCACCGTGGTGATGGCGACGCACGACGTGGACCTCGCCCTGCGCTGGGCCGACGACGCCGCCCTCCTCACCCCGGCCGGAGTGTTCACCGGCCCGGCAGCCGGGACGCTGGCCCGCGCGGATCTCCTGGAGCAGGCGGGTCTGCGTCTGCCCTGGGGTGTCGCGGTCGCTCAACTCCTGCGGACGCAAGGCCTGTTGACCGACCTGTCACCCGGCCCGCGGACCGCGGAGGAACTGGCCGCCATGACCTCCCGACACTCCACTCCCCCGGTACCGGCTGACGGCTGA
- a CDS encoding serine/threonine-protein kinase, which yields MSEADSGRRVIDGRFRLESRLGGGGMGTVWRATDLALHRHVAVKEVRPPDVDLAEYDPDGARMLRERVLREARALARIDHPNVVTIHHIVDGGEGTYPWIVMELVSGGSLADRLGRGPMDPADTARLGREVLAALRAAHDAGIQHRDVKPANVLLRPDGRPVLTDFGIAAIRESTALTATGSIIGTADYMAPERVAGNDGGSASDLWSLAMMLYAAVEGRHPLRRGTTLATLAAVLYEDVPPPEKAGPLADVLMRVLVRDPAARPDAGTLDRMLAAVADSRTDPTSYRLTPPPAAGTAPAAPLHRLDGSAAHQDRPTPQDAVPRPYVPSGPAVPNPTGPGAPTPVGPAGRGRRATVALSAAGTVLVGVLAWTLLPGWGNGGSSSAGDDSSNGAKGKPSAGSSSIDPSRTSRQTRQPEQPKQSEAKEQTERTKTTGLLTPDGIRSAIRAIEKDTGRDRFGAFSVYPDHVSAEVMVKGSRTSFDLYSYRVDRGVEKGIIKNQLSGGAQPMSLDDFDWDKVPALFAEADKKLNVGKATSRYLLVKPPSTVFGTAAYMSAYLSDEYNKGGYVQADPHGKVTKVVSSDG from the coding sequence ATGAGTGAGGCGGACTCCGGCAGACGGGTCATCGACGGGCGGTTCCGGCTGGAGTCGCGGCTCGGCGGCGGCGGGATGGGCACGGTCTGGCGGGCCACGGACCTCGCCCTGCACCGGCACGTGGCCGTCAAGGAGGTGCGGCCCCCGGACGTCGACCTCGCCGAGTACGACCCGGACGGCGCGCGGATGCTGCGGGAGCGGGTGCTGCGCGAGGCGCGGGCGCTGGCGAGGATCGACCACCCGAACGTCGTGACGATCCATCACATCGTCGACGGCGGCGAGGGCACCTATCCGTGGATCGTGATGGAACTGGTCAGCGGCGGGTCGCTCGCCGACCGGCTGGGCCGGGGCCCGATGGACCCCGCGGACACGGCACGGCTCGGGCGCGAGGTACTGGCGGCGCTACGGGCCGCCCACGACGCCGGCATCCAGCACCGGGACGTGAAGCCCGCCAACGTCCTGTTGCGACCCGACGGCCGCCCCGTGCTCACGGACTTCGGGATCGCGGCGATCCGCGAGTCCACGGCCCTCACCGCCACCGGGTCGATCATCGGCACCGCCGACTACATGGCCCCCGAGCGGGTCGCGGGCAACGACGGCGGATCGGCTTCGGACCTGTGGTCACTGGCGATGATGCTGTACGCCGCGGTGGAGGGCCGTCATCCGCTGCGCCGGGGCACGACGCTGGCGACCCTCGCGGCCGTTCTCTACGAGGACGTGCCGCCGCCGGAGAAGGCCGGACCCCTGGCGGATGTGCTGATGCGCGTACTGGTGAGGGACCCGGCGGCGCGCCCGGACGCCGGGACGCTCGACCGGATGCTGGCGGCCGTCGCGGACAGCCGCACGGATCCCACGTCCTACCGGCTCACCCCTCCACCGGCCGCCGGCACCGCCCCGGCCGCCCCGCTCCACCGCCTCGACGGGTCCGCCGCGCACCAGGACCGGCCGACACCGCAGGACGCCGTGCCCCGGCCGTACGTTCCGTCGGGCCCGGCCGTGCCGAACCCGACAGGGCCCGGTGCGCCGACACCCGTCGGCCCGGCGGGGCGTGGTCGCCGTGCCACGGTCGCCCTGTCCGCCGCGGGCACGGTCCTGGTGGGCGTACTGGCGTGGACACTGCTGCCCGGCTGGGGGAACGGCGGCTCGTCCTCCGCAGGGGACGACTCCTCGAACGGCGCGAAGGGGAAGCCGTCGGCCGGTTCTTCCTCGATCGACCCGAGCCGGACGTCCCGGCAGACGAGACAACCGGAGCAGCCGAAGCAATCGGAAGCGAAGGAACAGACGGAACGGACGAAGACCACCGGCCTGCTGACCCCCGACGGGATTCGCTCCGCGATCCGGGCCATCGAGAAGGACACCGGCCGCGACCGGTTCGGGGCCTTCTCGGTCTACCCCGACCACGTCTCCGCCGAGGTGATGGTCAAGGGCAGCCGGACCAGTTTCGACCTCTACAGCTACCGCGTCGACCGCGGTGTGGAGAAGGGCATCATCAAGAACCAACTGTCCGGCGGGGCCCAGCCGATGAGTCTGGACGACTTCGACTGGGACAAGGTTCCCGCGCTGTTCGCCGAGGCGGACAAGAAGCTGAACGTCGGCAAGGCCACGAGCCGCTATCTGCTGGTCAAACCGCCCAGCACGGTGTTCGGTACGGCGGCTTACATGTCCGCCTACCTCAGTGACGAGTACAACAAGGGTGGCTACGTGCAGGCGGACCCGCACGGCAAGGTGACCAAGGTGGTGTCTTCCGACGGATAG